A genomic segment from Peptococcus niger encodes:
- a CDS encoding MsnO8 family LLM class oxidoreductase: protein MADTKISILNLVPKYQHETMKAAFDRAVALARFAEKNNFTRYWVAEHHNTRAVLGSATDLVLAYILSHTESLRVGAGGVMLPNHTPFQVAERYGTLQALYPDRVDLGVGRAPGTDRATAKLIYRRHYNQEDFVEALRTLQGYMSDEAVDLPVAPTPGIGAHVPIYVLGSSDASAYVAAELGLTYSFAGHFSPNSIGHALDIYRKQFKPSEHLEKPYVILGLTTNIAATEEEAEALAFQAAQVFLHLIHRQSRDEFLKMDPDHAPELTSIEKFYLRAHRGLSISGSLDEARDQYREIMRRYAPDEIIGATYIPDQAPLEENFRLLADIVRND, encoded by the coding sequence ATGGCTGACACAAAAATTTCGATTCTTAATTTGGTCCCTAAATACCAGCATGAGACGATGAAAGCGGCCTTTGACCGGGCGGTGGCCCTGGCGCGCTTTGCAGAGAAAAATAATTTTACCCGCTATTGGGTTGCGGAACACCACAACACCCGGGCGGTACTTGGCTCAGCGACAGATTTGGTCCTGGCCTATATTCTCTCGCATACGGAAAGCTTGCGGGTCGGTGCCGGTGGGGTGATGCTTCCCAATCACACGCCTTTTCAAGTGGCAGAACGGTATGGAACCTTGCAGGCCCTTTATCCGGACCGGGTGGACTTAGGCGTTGGGCGAGCGCCGGGGACGGATCGGGCCACGGCAAAATTAATTTACCGCCGCCACTATAACCAGGAAGATTTTGTAGAAGCCTTGCGCACCTTGCAAGGCTACATGAGCGATGAGGCGGTGGATTTACCGGTTGCGCCGACGCCGGGCATAGGTGCTCATGTACCGATTTATGTCCTGGGCAGTTCTGACGCCTCTGCTTACGTGGCGGCGGAATTAGGCTTGACCTATTCCTTTGCCGGACATTTTTCGCCAAATTCCATTGGCCATGCCCTGGACATTTATCGCAAACAATTCAAGCCCTCGGAACACCTGGAAAAGCCCTATGTGATTTTAGGCCTTACGACCAATATTGCTGCGACAGAAGAAGAGGCCGAAGCCTTGGCCTTTCAAGCGGCGCAGGTCTTTCTCCATTTGATTCACCGGCAAAGCCGCGATGAATTTTTGAAGATGGACCCGGATCATGCGCCTGAGCTGACCTCCATTGAAAAATTTTATTTACGGGCCCACCGGGGCCTTTCCATTAGCGGGAGCCTTGATGAGGCGCGGGATCAATACCGGGAAATTATGCGCCGCTATGCACCGGATGAAATCATCGGCGCGACTTATATTCCTGACCAGGCACCTTTAGAAGAAAACTTCAGGCTTTTGGCGGATATTGTTCGAAATGACTGA
- the ilvB gene encoding biosynthetic-type acetolactate synthase large subunit, producing MRCSGSDVLFHVLIEQGVDTIFGYPGGAVLNIYDALYDYSDRIRHILTVDEQGACYAADGYARATGKTGVVLATSGPGATNLVTGIANAYMDSIPLVAITGNVASDMIGKDSFQEIYITGCTMPITKHNFVVRKVEELAPILRRAFDIAESGRKGPVLVDLPKDITAALTDYVPVEPSDKPQGGAVAEPSSTDLDLVRKLIQTAERPLIYAGGGMISGQAEEALLALMEKAQIPACHTIMGIGALPDDHPLNLGMVGMHGKTSANRAVENCDLLLALGVRFSDRVALNFKHFAPQATLVHVDIDPSEHHKNVAVDLAVAADAKPFLEGLLALVQPCRHDLWQGELKAFQTEDWQAPPKDERLAPTALVETMAHFIGERGIMVTDVGQHQMWAAQSAHRSQPRTFITSGGLGAMGYGYGAAIGAALAKPDERVLHITGDGSFHMNMNELATAVHYKLPIVTVIFDNQALGMPRQWQHYIYKDRYAMSDFFRATDYVAFAEALGARGDHPRNMTEFEGALADAFTRSGPTVIWCEIDRHAQVLPMIPAGGTVADSITTA from the coding sequence ATGAGATGTTCCGGTTCTGACGTTTTATTCCATGTCCTCATAGAGCAAGGGGTCGATACCATTTTCGGCTATCCTGGAGGTGCGGTGCTGAATATTTACGATGCTCTTTACGATTACAGCGACCGAATTCGGCACATTCTCACCGTGGATGAACAGGGCGCTTGCTATGCGGCGGACGGCTACGCCCGTGCCACGGGAAAAACCGGGGTGGTTTTGGCCACCAGCGGCCCGGGTGCGACCAACCTGGTCACCGGGATTGCCAATGCCTATATGGACAGTATCCCTCTGGTGGCCATCACCGGTAATGTGGCCAGTGATATGATTGGGAAAGATTCCTTCCAGGAAATTTACATCACCGGTTGCACCATGCCCATCACCAAGCATAATTTTGTGGTGCGCAAGGTGGAAGAGCTGGCACCGATTTTACGCCGGGCCTTTGATATTGCGGAAAGCGGGCGTAAGGGGCCGGTGCTGGTGGACCTACCGAAAGATATTACAGCAGCCTTGACCGACTATGTACCGGTTGAGCCTTCGGATAAGCCCCAAGGGGGAGCGGTGGCAGAGCCATCATCGACCGATTTGGACCTGGTCCGCAAGTTAATTCAAACGGCGGAACGCCCTTTGATTTATGCAGGGGGCGGTATGATTTCCGGGCAGGCAGAAGAGGCGCTTTTGGCCCTAATGGAGAAGGCGCAAATACCGGCTTGCCATACGATTATGGGCATCGGCGCCCTACCGGATGATCACCCCCTTAATTTGGGCATGGTAGGGATGCATGGTAAAACCAGTGCCAACCGGGCTGTGGAAAATTGCGATTTGCTCTTGGCGCTTGGGGTACGGTTTTCTGACCGAGTGGCCCTTAATTTCAAGCATTTTGCCCCGCAGGCAACTCTGGTTCACGTGGACATTGATCCATCTGAGCACCATAAGAATGTAGCGGTGGATTTGGCTGTGGCGGCAGATGCCAAGCCTTTTCTGGAAGGACTGCTGGCGCTTGTCCAGCCCTGCCGGCATGACCTTTGGCAGGGGGAATTAAAGGCCTTTCAAACAGAAGACTGGCAAGCACCGCCAAAAGATGAACGCCTGGCGCCGACGGCTTTGGTGGAAACCATGGCGCATTTCATCGGCGAAAGGGGCATCATGGTGACCGATGTCGGCCAGCATCAAATGTGGGCTGCGCAGTCTGCCCATCGGTCGCAACCGCGGACCTTTATTACTTCCGGTGGTTTGGGCGCTATGGGATACGGCTACGGCGCAGCCATCGGGGCGGCCTTGGCAAAGCCGGATGAGCGGGTGCTTCACATTACCGGGGACGGGTCCTTCCATATGAATATGAATGAATTGGCGACAGCCGTCCATTACAAGCTGCCGATTGTAACGGTCATTTTTGACAATCAGGCGCTGGGCATGCCCCGGCAATGGCAGCACTACATCTACAAAGACCGCTATGCCATGAGTGATTTTTTCCGCGCAACGGACTATGTGGCCTTTGCTGAAGCACTGGGGGCCAGAGGAGACCATCCGCGCAATATGACGGAATTTGAAGGGGCCCTGGCAGACGCCTTTACCCGTTCCGGCCCAACGGTCATTTGGTGTGAGATTGACCGCCATGCCCAGGTCTTGCCCATGATTCCTGCCGGCGGTACGGTAGCGGACAGCATCACGACAGCCTAG